In Leptospira bourretii, the genomic window TGTATCCTTTTTCAAAATCGGAATGGATGACACTGGCAGCCACTGGCCCCGTGCTCCCTTGGTGGGTGGTCCAAGCGCGAACCTCTTCTACTCCTGCAGTAAAGAAAGTCAAAAGTCCAAGAAGTTTATAGGAAGCACGGATCATTCGTGATAAACCCGATTCCTTTTCACCAATTTCTTCTAAAAAAGCCAATTGGTCTTCTTTTTCTAATCCGGAGATTTCTTCCTCAAAACGACCACATAACACAACGACAGGTGCATTTTCTTTGGAAGCAAAATCGATGATGGTTTTGACAAGTGGATTTTCGCTGGTTTTGACATCGGAATCTAAAATATTAGCAACATATAACACTGGTTTAATGGTGATTAAATTAAATTTTTTAGCAATTTTCTTTTCTTCTTCACCCAGTTCCACTGTAGAAGCACGATTTCCTTTTTTTAAGGCATCTAAAATTTTATCCATAACAGATAGAATTTCTGCTGCTTCTTTGTTCCCGGTTTTGGCAGTTTTTGCAACACGTTGTTGTTGTTTTTCCAAACTATCCAAATCGGCTAAAATTAATTCGTAATTGATGACAGTGATGTCTTCGATGGGATCTACTTTCCCATGAACATGTGTTATGTTTTCATCTTGAAAAGCACGAACTACATGACAAATTGCATCCACTTCGCGGATATGCGATAAAAACTGATTTCCAAGTCCTTCCCCTTGGCTTGCCCCTTTCACAAGACCTGCGATGTCCACAAATTCAATCATGGTGGGAACCGTACGTTTTGGTTTGTATACTTCCGCCAAACGGTTCAGTCTTTCGTCCGGGACTTCCACAACTCCAGTATTGGGTTCGATGGTACAAAACGGATAGTTGGCAGCTTGGGCTCCTGCCTTCGTGAGTGCATTAAAAATAGTCGACTTACCGACGTTCGGGAGACCTACAATTCCACAATTCAAAGCCATAGGGATAGGTTTTTACCGAGAGACGGTAAGACAAGGAAAATTGCTTCCTTAGTTTTGAAATCCTGTCTCTAGATAGACAGAAGTAAGATAAAAAATAGAACTAAGGATAAGGGTAAGATAGACCACAGTGTAAATTTTACCAATCCGTTTCCAAGGATATCGATCAAACAAATAAAGTTCTCGGATGATGAGTTCTGGGGAGGGGTCGGATGGTAGAATGTCTTCTCGTCCTGCCTTTCTCCAAACGAACTGACGTTCTTCTTTTCCTAGTTGGAAAAAAGGAGCAGAGGAACCTTCTGTAAAAACATCCAAAAGTATAGTCGGGATTTCAAAGTATTTGAAGGTGATGATCCCCGAAAAACTGGTGAGAATGGCAAGGTAATTAATCACCACAATGAGTGGACTTGCCGTATAACTAGAGCTAAAGAGTAAATACAAATAAATAACGAGAAATCCAATCGAAACGTATTTGGCAATTCGAGAAAGGATTTTGTATAATTTTTGTTCTTGGATAAAATGGTGAAAAACTTCGTGTTTCATTTTGGTTTGAATCTAAAGAGAAAGTGATTTCCCCATTCGATTTGAAAATTCTAAAGGAATCTCTGTCTCCACCCACTGTTTTTTTCCCTGGAAGTCGGTAAAGCACAATCGAAAGGAATGAAGATACATTCTTTCTTCTTTCTTTGACTGGGTTGTTAAAGAATACACAGGATCACCTAAAACAGGAAAACCCAACTCACGAAGCATAACACGAATTTGGTGCCGCCTCCCTGTTAATATTTTTGCCATCCCAAAAGAAATATTTTCCTTCTGGTGACTCAAAAGAATACGAAATTCTGTAATGGCTTTTTTTCCCCCACTCCTCACCACCTTTACTTCTTTATTTCCATCTTTTAGAAAACATTCAAACCGTTTCTCTTTCCAATCGGGAATGCCAAAACATAAAAAAATATATTCTTTTTCTGCTTCTTTTAATAAGGAATCGATTTCTTTATTTTTACTTTGGGTTTTTCCAAGGAGCACAATCCCACTCGTTCCCAAATCCAAACGGTTGGCAGTGCGTAGTTCCGTGAGGCCAAGTTTTGTTGCCAGTGACCTTGTAAAATCTATTCGGTTTGGATCTTTGGTTTCATGTACAGGAATTCCTGCTGGTTTTTCTGCTAACAAAAACTCATCGCATTCAAAAAGAATGTTGGTTGTGAGCCCAAAACCAATCGGAATTTGTTTAAGTGGAGACTTCAATCCAAAGACCACTAAGACTGCGAATGTTGATCACTCCCGTCCGAAATAGTAGGTACTGCCCTTTGATTCCTACGAGAGTATCGGTGATGGGAGTTTCTTTTGTGAGTTTGAGAGATTTGATTTTTTCAGGATACGTTTCAATGGGATAGTTGATTGTTGTTACACCAACACTTAAATCCAACCGGTTCCAAACCAGTTTGGTTCTGGTATTTGGAGGAGATAGGAATTCATTTTTTTCCAAATGGTTGAGGAATTTATTTGCCTCTTTCACCAAATCCATATCAGGTGGATCGCCCGCCACCATTTTTTGCCAAGTGGTTTTATCAGGCAAAAACTGACTCAAATAATGTTCTAAAATTCCAGCATCCCTTCGAGATGTTACTTCCAAAATGGGAATTCCATACTTGGCCCCCTGGTCCACCCAACGGTTGGACACTGGATTTTCTTTTGTGATCCCCACTTTTAATCCACTGGAGTTAGCAAAATACACAGTATGTTTTTTAAAACAATTGGTTTGCCCCCAGTCTGGTTCCCGACAAGTGCCTTTGTGAAAATGACAGGTTTCTGGCCTTAGAATACAAAGATCGTTTTCTGCGAGGTTTGTAAAACAAGTGAAACAATATCCTTGGCTAAATGACTTTTTCGTTTTTTTCCCACAATGCAAACATCGAATTTCATCATTTGTAGAAAGTGTAATTTTTTTCCCAATCCAAGATTCTACAGGGTTTTCGGAAGTGGACTCTTTAGCAGTTAAATCTTTTTTATCCGCCTCATTGTAGTTCGCTGTCTCCCAAAAATAAGAAACAGGGGAGATTCCCTTGTGTGACATTTTCCGAACATACCCTTGGATCTTTGGCATAAATTTTAAAAACTAAACTCCTTTACATCTTCTGGAAAATAATCTTTGTTTACGTTTACAAAAAGTAAACCAACGAGGCTCGGCTCTGTGAGTGAAAGATCCCATTTGAATATAACAAGAGTTTGCCTGTACAAATAATGAGAAATTTGTCCTTTGGGCCCGTAAAAAAGTTTGAGTTGGTCTTCACCTTCCCCAAGGAAAACCACCTTTCCATTTAAGTTTGGGGATTTTTGTTTGATACGTTTGATGGTAATCTTTCCACCAGGATAGATATCTTCTGGATCAGATCCTTCCGTGGCCTCTCCATCATTTGTTGCGGAACTGGGAGCCACTTCCAATGTTGTACCTTCGTAATCCAAATAATTGCAAGGGAAGTCCCCTGGCATACTTGGAAAATTTTCCGAACAAGAAGTATATACCGATTCCTTCTCTTCACCCTCCCCATAAGAAACAAGGAGAGTGGAACGGATTGTGGCATAAGCAACCGACTTCAAAACTTTAGCAGTTTTGTTTTTGGGAACAGAAACAAATTCCCTTTCGGAAGCAGATAAAGTAAAAACAAAAAGTAAAATAAAAAATAGAAGGAAAAGTCGTTTCATCATTACCTCAATACAACAAATAAGGAGCGATTTTTTTACGTTCCGATTCTTCTTCTGCTAAATAAGTATTATGGAAATCACTAAAAGATTTTCCTTCATTGATCGAAGTGCGGAAATGTTCATTCCCCCAAAGTTGGTCTACCCAATGGTTTGCCGAACCTTTACTCCATTTAAAATCATTTGGATAGGTTTCTTTCATGAGCCGGATCAAATCATAAGCCAATTGGATGGGATCATAATCGGGACGAACTAAATTCATACGAAGTCCTGAACAAATTTTTCCTTTATGGGGACCAAAGGTTGGTTTGAAATAAACAGGAGAAAAATAATAAGATTTGTTTCCGAGACTCGCCAGTTTATTTGCAAGCTCTTCTGGGTTTGTCATCCAAGGAGCTCCAAAATAAACAAAGGGAGCTTGGGTCCCTCGGCCCACAGACACATTCACACCTTCGAGTAATACCAAAGAAAGGTAATTTCTCGCAGAGTCCACCATAGGTAAGTTTGGTGAGGGAGTGGTCCAAGGAATTCCTGTATCTTCAAAATACATTCCTCGTTTATAACCTTCAACCGGAACGACCATCACATCCACACTGTCTTTTAAATATTCTTTATTATAAAACCTTGTGGCCTCACCAACCGTCATCCCAGTGATGAGTAGCGATGGAAACTCACCAGCAAAATTCAAATTTCTTGGATTCATTTTTTCACCCATCGGCGGAAGGTGCATGGCAACATGAATATGATCGAGAACTATCAGTTTTGTTTTTGTATTCTTCATCGCATCCATCAGTCTTTTTAATACACTTAAGTATGTATAACAACGCATTCCTACATCTTGGACATCAAAAACAACATAATCCACTTCCCGAACAAGATCTCTTAATTCAGAATCTTTGATTCGATAGATATGATACAAAGGTCGATTGAAAGTAGAATCCATTGTAACAGGTGTTTGGCTAAACTCTTCTTCTAAACCAAGGAACCCATGTTCAAGACCAATCAAATGTTCCAGAGTGATTTTATGTTTTTCTAAAGAAGTGATGATTTTTTTAGGACTTGTTCCAATCCCCGAAGGATTCGTGGCAAGCATCAATTTTTTTCCAGCCATGGTGGGGAGGACTTTTTCATAAAAAATGTCCTGGGAAATCCGCAACTTGGAATCATTCGGATGGACACGAAATTGGGGAACTGTGTTCCCGTGGCATGCAAGGACTAGAAAGCAGAGAGAAAACCTAAAAAAGTAATTGGTCATGTAAGTATATGTTTCTATAATATAGCAAATCTTCAAGGAGAAATGTCCTTCATGTTCAACCGACTTCGTTTGGCTCCCTTAACCGGAGTTCTCATCCTTACTATTTTGGCATGTGCCGGATCCAATTCAGCCCAGAAACAACCTACGCTGCCAGACAATGTGGTAACAGCGATGGGAGAGGCACCAATTTACCAAGGAGACTTGGCTCTTGCACGAAACAAAGCATTGAAAGATGCCAAACTCAATGCCATACGCAAACTTGTAGGGGAACAAATTACAGAAAAATCGGGAGTATCCGATGGCCAGTCCCTAGGCTCCAAACTCTATGGGAAAACTGATAGTTTTGTAAAAAAATACGATATCATTAGCGAAGAACAATGGAAATTGGACACCCAAGACATGATCCGTTTGAATGTCCGTTGTGAAGTGGAAGCAACCAAACTTTCCACAGCAGTGGATGCCCTCCTCGATGATGTAGGAAATCCAAGAATTGCTGTCCTTGTCCAAACTGTTGTGAATGGAAAGTCCTATCCGATTGGATCAGCAACAAACATTGCCGAAGCAGAACTCATTGAAAAACTCCGCACCAAAGGAAACAAAGTTGTCGATAGTTCGCAACTCACTGCACTACTCAAAAAAAATCCAAGCCTTGCCAAACTCGACCTCACCTCTGTGGAAGAAGGAAGCCCTCTTCTCACACTGGCACAAGATTCTGGTGCCGAGGTTTTGATTGTTGCCAAAGTCTCAACCACCGACCAAAAACCAGTGGTTTTGCCTGGTGGGAAAAAAACAGATTTTTTAAGTTCGGCAGCCACTGGCCCTTATCGCATCATCCAACTTTGGGGTGATGGAAAAATATTTGGTTCGGGAAGTTTGGAAGGACGCGGTGCAGATATCACCCAAGAAGTTTCCAGAGAACAAGCAGTCAAAGATTGGGCTAATCTTGTTTCCGGAAAAGTGGGAAAACAAATCAAAGACGAGTGGTTCAAACTCACAGAACAAAACACTGTCATCCTAAAATTCAAAGGACTTGGATTGGAAGATGCCATCAATTTCAAAAACGATTTGATGGAATACACTTCAGTCAAACAAATCAATGACCGCAAAACAGAAATGAATGGTTCGGAATGGGAGCTGACATATCCTGGAAAAGAATCTATGTTTGC contains:
- the ychF gene encoding redox-regulated ATPase YchF, yielding MALNCGIVGLPNVGKSTIFNALTKAGAQAANYPFCTIEPNTGVVEVPDERLNRLAEVYKPKRTVPTMIEFVDIAGLVKGASQGEGLGNQFLSHIREVDAICHVVRAFQDENITHVHGKVDPIEDITVINYELILADLDSLEKQQQRVAKTAKTGNKEAAEILSVMDKILDALKKGNRASTVELGEEEKKIAKKFNLITIKPVLYVANILDSDVKTSENPLVKTIIDFASKENAPVVVLCGRFEEEISGLEKEDQLAFLEEIGEKESGLSRMIRASYKLLGLLTFFTAGVEEVRAWTTHQGSTGPVAASVIHSDFEKGYIRAEVMRYEDIDRTGDATKVKDEGKLRVEGKEYIVQDGDVIYFRVNA
- a CDS encoding RluA family pseudouridine synthase yields the protein MKSPLKQIPIGFGLTTNILFECDEFLLAEKPAGIPVHETKDPNRIDFTRSLATKLGLTELRTANRLDLGTSGIVLLGKTQSKNKEIDSLLKEAEKEYIFLCFGIPDWKEKRFECFLKDGNKEVKVVRSGGKKAITEFRILLSHQKENISFGMAKILTGRRHQIRVMLRELGFPVLGDPVYSLTTQSKKEERMYLHSFRLCFTDFQGKKQWVETEIPLEFSNRMGKSLSL
- a CDS encoding DUF2797 domain-containing protein: MPKIQGYVRKMSHKGISPVSYFWETANYNEADKKDLTAKESTSENPVESWIGKKITLSTNDEIRCLHCGKKTKKSFSQGYCFTCFTNLAENDLCILRPETCHFHKGTCREPDWGQTNCFKKHTVYFANSSGLKVGITKENPVSNRWVDQGAKYGIPILEVTSRRDAGILEHYLSQFLPDKTTWQKMVAGDPPDMDLVKEANKFLNHLEKNEFLSPPNTRTKLVWNRLDLSVGVTTINYPIETYPEKIKSLKLTKETPITDTLVGIKGQYLLFRTGVINIRSLSGLWIEVST
- a CDS encoding LIC_11883 family protein, which produces MKRLFLLFFILLFVFTLSASEREFVSVPKNKTAKVLKSVAYATIRSTLLVSYGEGEEKESVYTSCSENFPSMPGDFPCNYLDYEGTTLEVAPSSATNDGEATEGSDPEDIYPGGKITIKRIKQKSPNLNGKVVFLGEGEDQLKLFYGPKGQISHYLYRQTLVIFKWDLSLTEPSLVGLLFVNVNKDYFPEDVKEFSF
- a CDS encoding exo-beta-N-acetylmuramidase NamZ family protein: MTNYFFRFSLCFLVLACHGNTVPQFRVHPNDSKLRISQDIFYEKVLPTMAGKKLMLATNPSGIGTSPKKIITSLEKHKITLEHLIGLEHGFLGLEEEFSQTPVTMDSTFNRPLYHIYRIKDSELRDLVREVDYVVFDVQDVGMRCYTYLSVLKRLMDAMKNTKTKLIVLDHIHVAMHLPPMGEKMNPRNLNFAGEFPSLLITGMTVGEATRFYNKEYLKDSVDVMVVPVEGYKRGMYFEDTGIPWTTPSPNLPMVDSARNYLSLVLLEGVNVSVGRGTQAPFVYFGAPWMTNPEELANKLASLGNKSYYFSPVYFKPTFGPHKGKICSGLRMNLVRPDYDPIQLAYDLIRLMKETYPNDFKWSKGSANHWVDQLWGNEHFRTSINEGKSFSDFHNTYLAEEESERKKIAPYLLY
- a CDS encoding lipoprotein LipL46, which translates into the protein MFNRLRLAPLTGVLILTILACAGSNSAQKQPTLPDNVVTAMGEAPIYQGDLALARNKALKDAKLNAIRKLVGEQITEKSGVSDGQSLGSKLYGKTDSFVKKYDIISEEQWKLDTQDMIRLNVRCEVEATKLSTAVDALLDDVGNPRIAVLVQTVVNGKSYPIGSATNIAEAELIEKLRTKGNKVVDSSQLTALLKKNPSLAKLDLTSVEEGSPLLTLAQDSGAEVLIVAKVSTTDQKPVVLPGGKKTDFLSSAATGPYRIIQLWGDGKIFGSGSLEGRGADITQEVSREQAVKDWANLVSGKVGKQIKDEWFKLTEQNTVILKFKGLGLEDAINFKNDLMEYTSVKQINDRKTEMNGSEWELTYPGKESMFAEELMYKKDSSFRFLSSKTLSINSSKRGVVEVEFRNK